A genomic segment from Marinobacter subterrani encodes:
- the speA gene encoding biosynthetic arginine decarboxylase, producing MSDASASPAHKVYNIAHWSDGYIGVNAGGEVMIRPDRGHTPAQINLPELTRSLTESGVQLPVLIRFVDILHDRVNKLCNAFNKVAYEQTYRGRYTAVYPIKVNQQRQVVEELLTAEPAASNGQIGLEAGSKPELMAVLAMSQQAGSVIVCNGYKDREYIRLALIGQTLGHRVFIVVEKKSELPLILEEARNLGVSPLIGVRARLATIGKGNWQNTGGEKSKFGLSASQVLDVISTLREADALDTLQLLHFHLGSQIANIRDIQTGLRECARFYSELRQMGAPIGTVDIGGGLGVDYEGTRSRSSCSMNYSMYEYAYNVVHVLQAECDRHGIPHPDLISESGRALTAHHSVLVTNVIDRETPENRDPVQPDSSAPAPLHDLWRDLDSLQDADSPRSLAEIYHDVLHAMADVHAQFAHGLLSLQERADAETLYTRCCRLLRNELDSSNRAHREIIDELNEKLAEKLFVNFSLFQSLPDVWGIDQIFPVMPVNGLNRPLNRRAVIQDITCDSDGRIDRYVDGQGTETTLPLPEDVPGEPLLMGFFMTGAYQEILGDMHNLFGDTHSVDVRLNTGGGYDIGTPITGDTVAKVLRYVNFEPDALLDAYRRKFTASAMAPDTQAALLAELAAGLEGYTYLEE from the coding sequence ATGAGCGACGCCAGCGCCTCCCCGGCCCACAAGGTTTACAACATTGCCCACTGGAGTGATGGCTACATCGGCGTCAACGCCGGAGGCGAGGTGATGATCCGTCCGGATCGCGGACACACGCCGGCACAGATCAACCTGCCGGAACTGACCCGGAGCCTGACTGAATCCGGGGTTCAGCTTCCGGTACTGATCCGCTTTGTCGATATCCTGCATGATCGGGTCAACAAACTGTGCAATGCCTTCAACAAGGTGGCCTACGAGCAGACCTACCGGGGGCGCTACACGGCGGTTTACCCGATCAAGGTCAACCAGCAGCGCCAGGTGGTCGAGGAACTGCTGACCGCCGAGCCGGCTGCGTCGAACGGACAGATTGGCCTGGAGGCTGGCAGCAAACCCGAGTTGATGGCCGTGCTGGCGATGTCCCAGCAGGCCGGTTCGGTGATCGTCTGCAATGGCTACAAGGACAGGGAATACATTCGCCTTGCCCTGATTGGCCAGACCCTGGGCCACCGGGTATTTATTGTGGTGGAGAAAAAATCCGAGCTGCCGCTGATTCTCGAGGAAGCCAGAAACCTGGGTGTATCGCCGCTCATTGGTGTCCGGGCCCGCCTGGCCACCATCGGCAAGGGCAACTGGCAGAATACCGGGGGTGAAAAATCCAAGTTCGGGCTGTCCGCCAGCCAGGTACTGGATGTGATCAGCACCCTGCGCGAGGCCGATGCGCTGGATACCCTGCAGTTATTGCACTTCCATCTTGGTTCCCAGATTGCCAATATCCGCGACATCCAGACCGGCCTCCGGGAATGCGCCCGGTTTTACAGTGAGCTGCGCCAGATGGGCGCGCCGATCGGCACCGTCGATATCGGCGGCGGCCTCGGGGTCGATTACGAGGGCACCCGCTCCCGCAGCAGTTGCTCCATGAACTACAGCATGTACGAATACGCCTACAACGTGGTGCATGTCCTGCAGGCGGAGTGTGACCGCCACGGCATCCCCCACCCGGATCTGATCAGCGAGTCCGGGCGCGCCCTCACCGCCCACCATTCCGTGCTGGTGACCAACGTGATTGACCGGGAAACACCGGAGAACCGTGACCCCGTCCAGCCGGACAGCAGCGCACCCGCTCCCCTGCATGATCTGTGGCGCGACCTGGACAGCCTGCAGGATGCCGACTCACCGCGTTCACTGGCCGAGATCTATCACGATGTGCTGCACGCCATGGCCGACGTTCATGCCCAGTTTGCCCATGGCCTGCTGTCCCTGCAGGAGCGGGCGGATGCGGAAACACTGTATACCCGCTGCTGCCGCCTGCTGCGAAACGAACTGGACAGCAGCAACCGGGCCCACCGTGAAATTATCGACGAGCTCAACGAGAAACTGGCCGAAAAGCTGTTTGTGAACTTCTCCCTGTTCCAGTCACTGCCCGATGTCTGGGGCATTGACCAGATATTTCCGGTCATGCCGGTCAACGGCCTGAATCGCCCCCTGAACCGGCGCGCCGTTATCCAGGACATCACCTGCGATTCCGACGGCCGGATCGACCGCTACGTGGATGGCCAGGGCACGGAAACCACCCTGCCACTGCCGGAAGACGTCCCCGGGGAACCCTTGCTCATGGGTTTCTTCATGACCGGTGCCTATCAGGAAATCCTGGGCGACATGCACAACCTGTTCGGCGACACCCATTCCGTGGATGTCCGCCTGAACACCGGGGGTGGCTATGATATCGGCACGCCGATCACCGGGGATACCGTGGCAAAGGTTCTGCGCTACGTGAACTTCGAGCCGGATGCTCTGCTGGACGCCTACCGGCGCAAGTTCACCGCCTCTGCCATGGCACCGGACACCCAGGCCGCCCTGCTGGCCGAACTCGCCGCAGGGCTCGAGGGCTACACCTACCTGGAAGAGTAA